From the Bacteroidota bacterium genome, one window contains:
- a CDS encoding SpoIIE family protein phosphatase — protein MSAEIFTFSQREGKVIFSAADCTGHGVTGAFMSMIGSSQLNQIINERGITQPAKILNQLNTGIVEALKQNPDEINDGMDIALCTIDLAENKLQFAGANRPLWIIRDGEWKEIKADKMAIGGFRLKAEMTFSNHEIHLHKGDLIYFFSDGYADQFGGEDGRKMLSKRFRDKLISMQNLSMREQEKELLTYFNNWKGHYDQVDDVLVIGIRI, from the coding sequence TTGTCAGCGGAGATTTTTACTTTTTCCCAGCGTGAAGGAAAGGTAATTTTTTCCGCCGCGGATTGTACCGGACACGGAGTAACCGGCGCATTCATGAGCATGATTGGAAGTTCACAACTGAACCAGATCATCAACGAACGAGGAATTACTCAGCCTGCAAAAATCCTGAATCAATTGAATACGGGAATCGTTGAAGCTTTGAAACAAAATCCGGATGAAATCAACGACGGAATGGACATTGCCCTCTGTACAATTGATTTGGCAGAAAATAAATTGCAGTTCGCCGGGGCAAACCGTCCGCTCTGGATTATCCGCGACGGCGAATGGAAAGAAATCAAGGCCGACAAAATGGCCATTGGCGGTTTTCGACTCAAAGCTGAAATGACTTTCTCCAATCACGAAATTCATTTACACAAAGGTGATCTCATCTACTTTTTCTCTGATGGATATGCGGATCAGTTTGGCGGAGAAGATGGACGTAAAATGTTATCCAAACGTTTTCGCGATAAACTGATTTCCATGCAAAACCTGAGCATGCGTGAACAGGAAAAAGAACTGTTGACCTATTTCAACAACTGGAAAGGCCACTATGACCAGGTTGATGATGTTCTGGTTATAGGCATCAGAATTTAA
- a CDS encoding T9SS type A sorting domain-containing protein has translation MKYLYILFFSLCTHFAQSQTILSLSAQPSQPTSSDPVKIVITNSFPSGGCSLIHEQHSVNGSDITLFVYHCLGPLTYICNISDTIDLGYLPIGTYNLQTNLLTGNTGVNGNCNSFTQTDQYNLNLNVTQSTGIAEILSGKSQLVLDQASGNCFFRSPETASANIELMDLTGKQVYSTTALPGKLNIPTNLRSGLYIYSIRSANRAVSTGKIVIN, from the coding sequence ATGAAATATTTATACATTCTTTTCTTTAGTCTCTGTACTCACTTCGCGCAAAGTCAAACCATCCTTTCACTTTCCGCTCAACCCTCACAACCCACTTCCAGCGATCCTGTGAAAATTGTCATCACCAATTCTTTTCCAAGTGGCGGTTGCTCGCTTATTCATGAACAACACTCAGTAAATGGAAGCGATATCACCCTTTTCGTTTACCATTGCCTCGGACCGCTGACCTACATTTGCAACATCTCGGATACCATTGATCTCGGATACTTGCCCATTGGCACGTATAACCTTCAGACAAATTTGCTCACGGGAAATACCGGTGTAAATGGGAATTGCAACAGTTTCACTCAAACTGATCAGTACAATCTTAATTTGAATGTTACCCAAAGTACAGGCATTGCTGAAATTCTTTCTGGAAAATCACAGCTCGTTCTCGATCAGGCTTCGGGAAATTGTTTTTTCAGATCTCCGGAAACTGCTTCTGCAAACATTGAGTTAATGGATCTGACAGGAAAACAGGTTTACTCAACCACCGCTCTTCCCGGCAAGCTCAACATTCCGACCAACCTCAGAAGCGGACTTTACATTTATTCCATCCGTTCCGCCAACCGTGCTGTGAGTACGGGGAAGATTGTGATTAACTAA
- a CDS encoding M4 family metallopeptidase has translation MKFINKYLTLLVLTLVTTNLSAREITGHEAQQKIKGAEKIIIGTKNEIPEFIQFRAEAQLPFSSFENWAHNALKLSSDYGFKLLNAEKDLLGMTHYRYRQTYKGLELEGTMFLVHVKNDRMVSVNGTVFNRVQSASTPGIAATEALNAALDYVHADVYRWQLPQMEALLKKQTGDPSATWYPKGELVLAPVNGEPKDANYILAYRFDVYAEKPLRREYIFVNAANGAVIYTKDRIHYTDKIATAVTVYSGIREMTADSVNATTYRLRETGRGNGIETYNLQQTTNYTNTDFLDTDNYWNNVNAQMDEYASDAHWGAEKTYDFYNVKFSRNSIDGNGFRLLSYVHYDVNFANAFWDGTEMTYGDGDGGNYTPFTALDVTGHEISHGLTEFTSGLNYSYESGAMNESFSDCMGNSIRHYGKPAASINWLIGDEISSSPFRSMSNPNAYGDPDTYQGNNWATGAADNGGVHSNSGVMNHWFYLLTEGGTGTNDNGDAYTVSGLGIDAAAAICFRMNTVYLVPTSQYADARSYSIQAAIDLYGPCTNEVVQTANAWHAVGVGNAFTPGVTSDFLAPVTVFCSAPASVTFSNQSSNAGTFTWDFGDGGTSSLVNPTHMYSSYGTYNVSLIADGGSCGIDTVLKTQFVNIDSLNPCIVSLPSTGSGTMQTACAGQLYDSGGPSGDYADNTDATITIAPVGASIVTLTFSSFDFESGFDYLYVYDGPTTASTLIGTYDGTALPNGGTIASTTGSITIRQTTDGGLTRPGFALSWQCSLSNVPPVANFNANNTTSCSGNIVFSDRSTNGPTTWSWDFGDGGTSTLQSPSHTYSASGVYTVVLIVTNANGSDTLTMNNYITISLPVAPVATDGSACLGSSAALTATGSGVLTWYAASSGGAALGTGSTFNTPPLAFPTTYYVEDDIYPAAQHAGPVDNTFSGGGPFTNTNYHDLVFDCYTPVILKSVKVYATGAGNRTITLIQNNTTIQSITVNIPDGESRVNLNFDIPVGTNLELGCAGSTGLYRNNGGAVFLIHFPELFQLPEQMLVLLVIIITSMTGNFRSILVRVPEFLFRRMFFLYHRQPTRK, from the coding sequence ATGAAATTCATCAACAAGTACTTGACGTTGCTTGTCCTGACCTTGGTCACGACCAATCTTTCCGCCCGTGAAATTACAGGCCATGAAGCACAGCAAAAAATTAAAGGCGCTGAGAAAATTATTATCGGCACCAAAAATGAAATTCCGGAATTTATCCAGTTTCGGGCCGAGGCGCAATTGCCTTTTTCATCTTTTGAAAACTGGGCTCACAACGCGCTCAAGTTGTCTTCAGATTACGGGTTTAAGTTACTGAATGCTGAGAAAGATCTTCTCGGGATGACGCACTACCGTTACAGACAAACCTACAAAGGCCTCGAACTGGAAGGTACGATGTTCCTGGTGCATGTAAAAAATGATCGCATGGTTTCTGTGAATGGAACTGTGTTCAATCGTGTTCAGTCGGCATCCACACCTGGCATTGCCGCAACTGAAGCACTCAATGCAGCTTTGGATTATGTGCATGCTGATGTTTATCGCTGGCAGCTGCCGCAAATGGAAGCTTTGCTGAAAAAGCAAACCGGTGACCCCTCTGCAACATGGTATCCGAAGGGAGAACTTGTATTGGCTCCTGTGAACGGAGAACCTAAAGATGCGAATTATATACTCGCGTATCGTTTTGATGTGTACGCTGAAAAACCTTTGCGTCGTGAATACATTTTCGTGAATGCTGCCAATGGTGCAGTGATTTATACAAAAGACCGTATTCACTACACAGATAAAATCGCTACCGCGGTGACAGTTTACAGCGGAATTCGTGAAATGACTGCTGATAGTGTAAATGCAACAACCTACAGGTTACGTGAAACGGGTCGTGGAAATGGAATTGAAACCTATAACCTCCAGCAAACTACCAATTACACCAACACCGATTTTCTGGATACAGATAATTACTGGAATAACGTAAACGCGCAAATGGATGAATATGCCAGTGACGCGCATTGGGGTGCTGAGAAAACGTATGATTTTTATAATGTAAAATTCAGCCGTAATAGTATTGATGGAAATGGTTTCCGTCTTTTAAGTTATGTGCATTACGATGTAAATTTCGCCAACGCTTTTTGGGATGGAACTGAAATGACTTATGGCGATGGCGATGGAGGAAATTATACTCCCTTTACAGCGCTTGATGTAACAGGACATGAAATTTCTCATGGACTGACAGAATTTACATCCGGACTCAATTATTCTTATGAATCAGGTGCGATGAATGAATCGTTCAGCGATTGTATGGGAAATTCTATTCGCCACTATGGAAAACCCGCTGCATCCATCAACTGGTTAATTGGCGATGAAATTTCTTCTTCTCCTTTCCGTTCAATGTCCAATCCAAACGCTTATGGCGATCCGGATACTTACCAGGGAAATAACTGGGCTACAGGAGCCGCGGATAACGGTGGTGTTCACTCCAACAGCGGTGTAATGAACCACTGGTTCTATCTTCTTACAGAAGGTGGTACCGGTACCAATGACAATGGTGATGCATACACAGTAAGCGGTTTAGGAATTGATGCCGCCGCAGCGATCTGTTTCCGCATGAATACAGTTTATCTTGTTCCAACTTCTCAGTATGCTGACGCTCGCTCTTATTCCATTCAGGCCGCGATTGATTTGTATGGTCCCTGTACAAATGAAGTTGTACAAACCGCGAATGCATGGCATGCGGTAGGAGTGGGGAATGCATTTACACCCGGAGTGACCAGTGACTTCCTTGCGCCGGTTACTGTTTTTTGTTCCGCTCCGGCTTCTGTTACATTCTCCAACCAAAGTTCTAACGCCGGAACCTTTACCTGGGATTTCGGTGATGGCGGAACAAGCAGCCTTGTAAATCCTACACATATGTATTCTTCCTACGGAACATACAATGTAAGCCTGATTGCTGATGGTGGTTCTTGCGGAATTGATACAGTTTTGAAAACGCAGTTTGTAAACATTGACAGTCTCAATCCTTGTATTGTTTCTCTTCCTTCTACCGGTTCGGGAACAATGCAAACAGCTTGTGCCGGACAACTCTACGATAGCGGTGGTCCATCAGGTGATTATGCCGACAATACTGACGCGACAATCACTATCGCTCCGGTTGGCGCATCTATCGTTACACTTACATTTAGTTCATTTGATTTTGAATCCGGTTTTGATTACCTCTATGTCTACGATGGACCAACAACCGCTTCCACTTTGATTGGAACTTATGATGGAACCGCTCTGCCCAACGGAGGAACAATTGCTTCCACTACCGGTTCCATTACGATTCGTCAAACAACAGATGGTGGACTTACACGTCCGGGCTTTGCGCTGAGCTGGCAGTGTTCTTTGTCAAATGTTCCTCCTGTTGCGAATTTCAATGCTAACAATACCACATCCTGTTCAGGAAATATTGTGTTCAGTGATCGTAGTACCAATGGTCCTACAACATGGTCATGGGATTTTGGTGATGGCGGTACATCTACCCTTCAAAGTCCATCTCATACTTATTCAGCATCCGGTGTTTATACTGTTGTCCTGATTGTGACAAATGCCAATGGCAGCGATACACTCACGATGAACAATTACATCACCATCAGTTTGCCTGTCGCTCCTGTCGCTACAGACGGATCAGCATGTCTCGGAAGTTCAGCGGCATTGACCGCTACCGGCAGTGGTGTTCTGACCTGGTATGCTGCTTCCAGCGGAGGTGCCGCTCTCGGAACCGGTTCAACATTTAATACTCCTCCACTTGCATTCCCGACAACATATTATGTGGAGGATGATATTTATCCTGCAGCACAACATGCGGGACCGGTTGACAATACATTCTCCGGTGGTGGTCCGTTTACAAATACAAATTATCATGATCTGGTATTTGATTGTTACACACCTGTGATTTTAAAATCTGTAAAAGTCTACGCGACAGGAGCCGGCAATCGTACCATCACATTAATTCAGAACAATACTACTATTCAGTCCATCACGGTCAATATTCCGGATGGTGAAAGTCGTGTGAATCTGAATTTTGATATTCCTGTTGGAACAAATCTTGAATTGGGTTGTGCCGGAAGTACAGGCTTGTACCGCAATAATGGCGGAGCCGTGTTCCTTATACACTTTCCGGAATTGTTTCAATTACCGGAACAAATGCTGGTACTCCTGGTTATTATTATTACTTCTATGACTGGGAACTTCAGGAGTATCCTTGTCAGAGTGCCCGAGTTCCTGTTCAGGCGGATGTTCTTCCTTTACCACAGGCAGCCTACACGGAAGTGA
- a CDS encoding pirin family protein, with protein sequence MKSRTIQKSIYGDQHPMGSILIRQPLPSADLHYFDPFILLHHGNNKINPDNKNEGVGPHPHRGFAPVSFLFKGGVHHRDSRGNNKAVLEGGVQWMNAGMGIIHSERPVAGTTEMELIQMWINIPAKNKMDTPSYFPISKEDAPQFVSEDNKISVSIVSGDVLGKKGPVPSLTPVNSAMIYAKENGSLFIPVPKNHHAFIYLLDGQIKSADGSMIDGLHMIVYNEDGDGILFETSKDTRALFMSGEPIGEEIFAQGPFVMNSEIQIMEAYRDFRMGKMGILIEE encoded by the coding sequence ATGAAAAGCAGAACCATCCAAAAATCAATCTACGGCGACCAGCATCCGATGGGAAGCATCCTGATCCGTCAACCTTTGCCTTCTGCTGATCTGCATTATTTTGATCCTTTCATTCTTTTGCATCACGGGAACAATAAAATAAACCCTGACAATAAAAACGAAGGTGTTGGTCCGCATCCTCATCGCGGATTTGCTCCGGTTTCTTTTTTATTCAAAGGCGGCGTTCATCATCGCGACAGCAGGGGAAACAACAAAGCCGTTCTTGAAGGAGGCGTGCAATGGATGAATGCGGGAATGGGAATCATTCACAGCGAACGCCCTGTAGCCGGAACAACAGAAATGGAACTGATTCAGATGTGGATAAATATTCCGGCGAAAAATAAAATGGACACCCCTTCCTACTTCCCGATTTCAAAAGAAGATGCTCCTCAATTTGTGAGTGAAGACAATAAAATATCTGTATCCATAGTTTCCGGAGATGTGTTGGGCAAAAAGGGTCCGGTTCCTTCTCTGACTCCGGTAAACTCAGCGATGATTTATGCAAAAGAAAATGGCTCGCTGTTTATTCCTGTTCCAAAGAACCATCACGCGTTTATTTATTTACTCGACGGGCAAATAAAATCAGCGGACGGATCAATGATTGATGGTCTGCACATGATTGTTTACAACGAAGATGGTGACGGAATTCTTTTTGAAACAAGCAAGGATACACGCGCCTTATTCATGAGCGGCGAACCCATCGGAGAAGAAATTTTCGCGCAGGGACCTTTTGTGATGAATTCAGAAATACAAATCATGGAAGCATATCGCGACTTCCGGATGGGAAAAATGGGTATTTTGATTGAGGAATAA
- a CDS encoding NAD-dependent succinate-semialdehyde dehydrogenase has product MNYQSRNPFTGQELKNYSFESFTGTDTAWNAFRIWKNKSISERSACFERLGASMSDQKMDLARLITTEMGKPLSESVLEIKKSISAINYYRENAEAFLKQESVKTEASESYISFEPLGLIFLIMPWNFPFWQVFRCAVPALFAGNGILLKHAPNVPQCAEKIESLFLSAGFPAGLFSNHFLSNESAAELIADPRIAGLSFTGSDTTGSYLAAISGKHLKKTVMELGGNDPFIVLDDANIELALNAAIRSRSINGGQACNAAKRFIVTEKVANDFSARLIAAVQQLKVGDPMDSTTDIGPMARKDLADKVKSQIEDSIKEGATAHYGMKGPQGHENFVQPIVLTGVGKNTRAYQEEVFGPVWSIVMVKDEMEAIRVANDSMYGLGASLWTSDIRKAKEIIPQLETGNVFVNDFVRSDPALPFGGVKRSGFGRELSTVGMMEFVNVKTVFVR; this is encoded by the coding sequence ATGAACTATCAAAGCCGCAATCCATTCACCGGACAAGAATTAAAGAATTATTCTTTCGAATCATTTACCGGTACTGATACTGCGTGGAATGCATTTCGGATTTGGAAAAATAAATCAATTTCTGAACGTTCAGCCTGCTTCGAGCGATTAGGAGCGAGTATGTCAGATCAAAAGATGGATCTTGCCAGACTGATTACTACTGAAATGGGGAAACCGTTGAGTGAATCAGTACTTGAAATAAAGAAGTCCATTTCGGCAATAAATTATTATCGGGAAAACGCTGAAGCATTTTTAAAGCAGGAATCTGTAAAGACAGAAGCATCAGAATCATACATCTCTTTTGAACCGCTGGGTTTGATTTTTCTGATCATGCCCTGGAATTTTCCGTTCTGGCAGGTATTTCGTTGTGCCGTGCCAGCTTTGTTTGCAGGTAATGGAATTTTGTTGAAACATGCTCCAAATGTGCCGCAGTGCGCCGAGAAAATTGAATCACTTTTTTTGTCTGCAGGATTTCCAGCCGGACTTTTCAGCAATCATTTTCTTTCGAATGAAAGCGCAGCTGAACTTATCGCTGATCCACGGATTGCCGGACTGAGTTTCACGGGAAGTGATACGACAGGATCTTATCTGGCGGCAATTTCAGGGAAGCATTTGAAAAAAACAGTCATGGAACTCGGGGGCAATGATCCGTTTATCGTTTTGGACGACGCGAATATTGAACTTGCTTTGAATGCGGCGATTCGTTCCAGGAGTATCAATGGCGGACAAGCATGCAATGCGGCAAAGCGATTTATTGTCACAGAGAAAGTCGCTAATGATTTTAGCGCAAGGTTAATCGCCGCAGTTCAACAATTGAAAGTAGGCGATCCTATGGATTCAACAACTGATATTGGTCCGATGGCAAGAAAAGATCTTGCGGATAAAGTGAAAAGCCAGATTGAAGATTCGATTAAGGAAGGAGCAACAGCACATTATGGAATGAAAGGTCCGCAAGGTCATGAAAATTTTGTACAGCCTATAGTGCTCACAGGTGTTGGAAAAAATACCAGAGCATATCAGGAAGAAGTTTTCGGCCCGGTATGGTCAATTGTTATGGTTAAAGATGAAATGGAAGCGATTCGTGTCGCGAATGATTCCATGTATGGACTCGGAGCCTCACTGTGGACTAGTGATATTAGGAAAGCAAAGGAAATTATTCCTCAATTGGAAACAGGAAATGTTTTTGTAAACGATTTTGTGCGCTCTGATCCTGCACTTCCTTTTGGCGGAGTGAAACGAAGTGGTTTCGGGAGGGAGCTGTCAACAGTGGGGATGATGGAGTTTGTGAATGTTAAGACGGTTTTTGTTCGGTAG
- a CDS encoding SpoIIE family protein phosphatase has protein sequence MISSADCTGHGVTGAFMSMIGSSHLNQIINERGILRPSEILNHLNTGITEALKQTDKEVNDGMDIALCSLDLQNLRLEYAGANRPLWLFRNSEWIEIKPDKLPISGFRVNREAVFTNHEIELRQGDTIYLFTDGFADQFGGPDGKKILSKRFREILLSMQTISMQDQKKKLESFFDEWKKNTEQVDDVLVIGIRI, from the coding sequence ATCATTTCTTCCGCCGACTGTACAGGTCATGGAGTAACCGGTGCTTTTATGAGTATGATCGGCAGTTCGCATCTGAATCAGATAATAAATGAAAGAGGAATTCTTCGTCCGTCCGAAATTCTGAACCATCTCAATACAGGTATTACAGAAGCATTGAAGCAAACGGACAAAGAAGTGAACGATGGAATGGACATTGCGCTATGCAGTCTTGATTTGCAAAATCTGAGGTTGGAATATGCGGGCGCTAACCGGCCGCTTTGGTTGTTCAGGAATAGTGAATGGATAGAAATTAAACCCGACAAATTACCGATTAGCGGATTTCGTGTCAATCGTGAAGCAGTGTTCACCAATCATGAAATTGAGCTCCGGCAAGGCGACACAATTTATTTGTTTACGGATGGATTCGCGGATCAATTCGGTGGTCCTGATGGAAAAAAGATTCTCTCCAAACGTTTCCGCGAAATCCTGCTGTCGATGCAAACCATTTCGATGCAGGATCAAAAAAAGAAACTGGAATCATTTTTTGATGAATGGAAGAAAAACACGGAACAGGTGGATGATGTTCTGGTGATCGGAATTCGGATATAG
- a CDS encoding energy transducer TonB yields the protein MKNVIIKIFRQFSTLILCFSGLSLFAQQPGKTDSIISTILNETKSTGQDEQGLLLIKNEKYEEASKFFTGAINKDESDRDAYFKRGVSNWHLNDSLSACRDWSAVLALGDTATYLLLQKNCHGNMVFEDDTVPASQVRKLFVTPAKTSAPGYPTTFAKTVVEEMPQFPGGESALIDYFNKNLKYPATAKGKGIQGRVYINFIISKNGKVLYPYVVRGIDKECDKEALRLIRNMPAWKPGKEKGKAVLVRYNLPVRFSSN from the coding sequence ATGAAAAACGTGATTATTAAGATTTTTCGCCAATTCTCTACACTTATTCTGTGCTTTTCAGGGCTAAGCCTGTTTGCTCAGCAACCCGGAAAAACAGATTCCATCATTTCCACTATCCTGAATGAAACAAAATCCACAGGACAGGACGAACAAGGTCTTTTGTTGATCAAAAACGAAAAGTACGAAGAGGCCAGTAAATTTTTTACCGGAGCAATCAATAAAGATGAATCGGATCGTGATGCTTACTTCAAACGCGGTGTCAGCAACTGGCATTTGAATGATTCCCTGAGTGCCTGTCGTGACTGGAGCGCTGTACTTGCCCTTGGAGATACCGCTACCTATTTATTATTGCAGAAAAACTGTCATGGGAACATGGTCTTTGAAGACGATACCGTTCCTGCATCACAGGTAAGAAAACTCTTTGTCACTCCCGCAAAAACTTCGGCTCCGGGCTATCCAACAACATTTGCAAAGACTGTTGTTGAAGAAATGCCTCAGTTTCCCGGAGGAGAATCCGCGCTCATCGATTATTTTAACAAGAACCTCAAATACCCTGCGACCGCGAAAGGCAAAGGAATCCAGGGACGCGTGTATATCAATTTTATTATCAGCAAAAACGGGAAAGTCCTTTATCCCTACGTCGTACGTGGAATTGATAAAGAATGCGACAAAGAAGCGCTTCGCCTGATCCGCAACATGCCCGCATGGAAACCGGGAAAAGAAAAAGGGAAAGCAGTTCTGGTAAGGTATAACCTGCCGGTCAGGTTCAGCTCCAATTGA
- a CDS encoding T9SS type A sorting domain-containing protein: MINANVVDFTNTSTNGQTYFWTFGDLTSSTSQNPTHTYSNLGTYTVCLTATGSNGCTDTICQSITITSVGIADISIDHQVEIYPNPVQDLMKIRFNKSSAGKNWTILLTDMLGQVVEEKSFENVMQNSDYSINVSGIAPGSYTLVLKNTEQSFQTRIIKQ; this comes from the coding sequence GTGATCAATGCGAATGTTGTTGATTTCACAAATACATCCACGAATGGTCAAACTTATTTTTGGACCTTCGGTGATCTGACCAGTTCAACATCACAGAATCCAACGCACACCTATTCAAATCTGGGAACATATACTGTTTGTCTCACAGCAACCGGAAGCAATGGTTGTACTGATACAATTTGTCAATCGATTACGATAACTTCTGTTGGCATCGCCGACATTTCGATCGATCACCAGGTTGAAATTTATCCGAACCCTGTTCAGGATTTGATGAAAATCAGGTTTAACAAATCTTCAGCGGGAAAGAACTGGACCATTCTGCTTACGGATATGCTTGGTCAGGTTGTGGAAGAAAAATCATTTGAGAACGTAATGCAAAACAGTGATTACTCAATCAATGTATCCGGAATTGCTCCGGGAAGCTACACTCTGGTTTTGAAAAACACGGAACAATCTTTCCAGACAAGGATCATCAAACAATAA